The following are encoded together in the Dama dama isolate Ldn47 chromosome 29, ASM3311817v1, whole genome shotgun sequence genome:
- the FOXB2 gene encoding forkhead box protein B2: MPRPGKSSYSDQKPPYSYISLTAMAIQHSAEKMLPLSDIYKFIMERFPYYREHTQRWQNSLRHNLSFNDCFIKIPRRPDQPGKGSFWALHPDCGDMFENGSFLRRRKRFKVLRADHPHLQAGSTKGAPGAGPGGHVHPHHAHHPHHHHHAAAHHHHHHHPPPPPPPPHMVHYFHQQPPPAPQPPPPLASQPPQPPPPPPQQSHPGKMQETAAVAAAAAAAAAAAVGSVGRLSQFPPYGLGSAAAAAAAAAASTSGFKHPFAIENIIGRDYKGVLQAGGLPLASVMHHLGYPVPGQLGNVVSSVWPHVGVMDSVAAAAAAAAAAGVPVGPEYGAFGVPVKALCHSASQSLPAVPVPIKPTPALPPVAALPPTLAVPGATQQPPAQSTVCPAAAASPAAPLMEPTAPGAAETKGGSLHSVLVHS; encoded by the coding sequence ATGCCGCGGCCGGGGAAAAGTTCGTACAGCGACCAAAAGCCTCCCTACTCTTACATCTCGCTGACCGCGATGGCCATCCAACACTCAGCGGAGAAAATGCTGCCGCTGAGCGACATCTATAAGTTCATCATGGAACGTTTCCCCTACTACCGCGAGCACACGCAGCGCTGGCAGAACAGCCTGCGCCACAACCTGTCCTTCAACGACTGCTTCATCAAGATCCCGCGGCGGCCCGACCAGCCCGGCAAGGGCAGCTTCTGGGCACTGCATCCCGACTGCGGCGACATGTTCGAGAACGGCAGCTTTCTGCGGCGCCGCAAGCGCTTCAAGGTGCTGCGCGCGGACCACCCTCACCTGCAGGCTGGAAGCACCAAGGGCGCGCCGGGCGCTGGGCCCGGAGGGCACGTGCACCCCCACCACGCGCATCACCCACACCATCACCACCACGCCGCGgcgcaccatcaccatcaccatcacccgccgccgccgcctcccccgcCGCACATGGTGCACTATTTCCACCAGCAGCCGCCTCCCGctccgcagccgccgccgcccctCGCTTCGCAGCccccgcagccgccgccgccgcctccgcagCAGTCCCACCCCGGCAAGATGCAGGAGACCGCGGCcgtggcggcggcggcagcggcggcggcggcggcggccgtggGCAGCGTGGGGCGCCTGTCCCAGTTCCCGCCCTACGGGCTGGgctcggccgccgccgccgccgccgctgccgccgcgtCCACGTCGGGCTTCAAGCACCCGTTTGCCATCGAAAACATCATAGGCCGGGACTACAAGGGCGTGCTGCAGGCGGGCGGGCTGCCCTTGGCGTCGGTCATGCACCACTTGGGTTACCCCGTGCCGGGCCAGCTGGGCAACGTGGTCAGCTCCGTGTGGCCGCACGTCGGCGTCATGGATTCGGTGGCCgcggctgccgccgccgccgccgccgcgggggTCCCCGTGGGCCCGGAGTACGGCGCCTTCGGGGTGCCGGTCAAGGCCTTGTGCCACTCGGCAAGCCAGAGCCTCCCCGCGGTGCCCGTGCCCATCAAGCCGACTCCCGCGCTGCCTCCAGTGGCCGCGCTGCCGCCGACGCTCGCTGTCCCCGGGGCCACACAGCAGCCGCCGGCGCAGTCCACCGTGTGCCCGGCGGCCGCCGCCTCGCCCGCCGCCCCCCTGATGGAGCCCACCGCCCCCGGCGCGGCCGAGACCAAAGGCGGCTCCCTGCACTCCGTGCTGGTGCACTCTTAG